Within Agarivorans litoreus, the genomic segment GTCTTCGCTAATTAGCGTATTCCCAGAAAAAGCATCTGAGTAATTTTTAGGCAGAATAAGCGCCCCTGCTTTACTCGTAGCTAGCAAAGGTTTGTACTTTGCATTCGTTAAAAAGCTTATCTCTTGCGCCCCAGCTTTGTCGAAGGGCGCTATATTTGAAATAAGTTGCTCGGGGTCCCCCTTTAGGGGAAGCCCGAGATGCTCAGCGATTTGGCCAAGGCTTAGTGCCATATTTACTTACTCTTACTAACTTGTTGAACAACTTTTTTGGTAATATCTAAAGAATCAGATGCGTACGCGGTTGCATCTAAAGGTAATACTAAATCGTAGCCGTGTGCTTTAGATACTTCAACAATCGCATCTTGAACTTTAACCATTAATTTCTGTTGCTCTTCTGCACCGCGACGACGCTGGTCCTCTTCTAAATTCTTACGCTTAAGCTTGTATTCAGCCTGCATAGTTTCTAGTTGGCGAGTAATTTTGGTTACTTCTTGTTGGCCAAGGAGTTCACCATCTTTCTCGCGTTTGTCGTAAAGTCTTTGCATTTCGGTTTCTAAGCCCCGAACCTCTTGAACGCGTACTTCGAACTCATCTTTCAACGTTTTTTGTAAGGTATCGCGCTGTGGTAATTGCTGGAATACTTCAGCAATATTTATCACAGCAATTTTTGTTTTTGCTAGCGCGCTAAAACTTGGGGTTACAATAGTTGCAGCAAGGGCAACGGCAGCAATTAGTTTTTTCAAAAGATTGACTCCTAAAATCAAAAGTTAAAAAGTTTGGCCAATATTAAATGAGAAGGCTTCAGAACGATCTCCTTCATAACTCTTAATTGGCTTAGCAAATGAGAATACCAATGGTCCCATTGGAGAAAACCATTGTATAGACACACCTACTGATGCTCGAATTCGGTCTGGTGATGAATAATCACCAAAACGGTCACAATATCTAATACATTGCATTTGACTATATCGTTCATAATCGAACTCTGTATCCCAGACTGTACCAAAATCTATAAATGCAGTAGTACGAACTTGACGAATATAGGCTTCGTCAAGAAATGGTGTTGGGAAGATAAGTTCAGCTGAACCGACCGCTAAGGCGTTGCCACCTACTGAATCATCAGACGAGGTAACATAAGAGCTGCCGTTGTTATCCACCAGGTAAAGCGCTCGTGGGCCAACGGTATTTGAACGGAAACCACGTAAGGTGGAGTAACCACCGGCATAAAAGTTTTCGAAGAAAGGTAAAATTTGATCGTTACCCTCTATCTGTCCGTAACCATTCCCGTATCCCACCTTACCTCTAACGGCTAAAGCCCAGTCATGATTGGTGGTAATAGGGAAGAAGTGACGAGTATCAAAACTCATTTTAAAATACTGAACGTCTGAACCAGGAATGGTGATTTTAGTATCAAACTTTTGCGACGAACCTGCGGTTGGCATTGAGCCATTGTTTAAAGTGTTACGACTCCACCCCAAAGTGGTATCTAGAGATCCAAAGGTCAATGAACCATCATCATTTCGATGTGGCGCATAAATATCCCAAAACTGTTGGATTTGCGCATAGGCATTTAATTGCGAAATTTTATTTTGCTCTAAACCTAGGCTGACACTTAGGCGGTTGTATTCATTTACCGGGAACCCAAGAGTGCCGCGTAGACCAATGGTTTCATTGTTATAGTCTACGATATCAGCTTTTGATGCTTCGAAATCTGTATAGTAAAATCTCCCGCCAAAGCTTACACCGTCTTTAGTGAAGTAAGGGTCTGTAAAGTTTACGTCGAAGTTCTTAGAGTATTTATTGGTACTAATATTAATACCCGCTCGATTACCTGTACCAAGAAAATTATCCTGTTGCACCCCAGCAGAAAGGCTCAAACCAGACTCTGTGCCAAAACCTACGCCAGCATTGAACGAACCAGAAGGCTGTTCTTTAACGGTAAAATTCACATCAACTTGATCGTCTGAGCCAGGCACTTTTACTGTATCAACATCGACAGTTTCGAAAAAGCCTAGTCGACTTAAACGCGCCCTTGATTGCTCCACCAAACGATTTGAAAGCCAAGTGCCTTCCATTTGACGCATTTCACGACGCAGCACTTCATCTTTAGTAATGGTGTTACCGCTAACATTGATACGACGCACATACACTCGACTACCAGGATCAATGTTTATGTTAAGTACCACCGATTTAGTCTCATCATCAATAACCGGGAATACATTTACCTGAGGATAAGCATAGCCATAGCGCCCTAAAAACTTAGAAAGCAACTCTTCTGTTTTTGTCACTTCGGCGCCACTGTATGTATCACCTTCTTTAATGCTAACTAATCCATTTAACTCAGCGCTCTTATCTAGGAGGTTACCCGCTAACTCAACTTTCTCTACCGTGTAAATCTCGCCTTCATCAACGTTAATGGTGATGTAAATGCCTTTCTTATCTGGCGTTAAAGCAACTTGAGTGGAATCGACTTTAAAGCGGATATATCCACGGTCGTAATAAAAGCTGTTGATGGTTTCTAAGTCACCAGCCAGTTTTTGCTTTTGATATTTTTGATCAGCTAAAACATTCCACCAAGGAGCATTATCAGTGAGCGTCATACGCTTAATTAGCTCACCCGAAGAAAATTTTTGATTACCAATAATGTTAATTTGTTCAATTTCCGCGGATAGTCCCTCTTGGAAATTAAACTTCAAATCAACTCGATTGCGCGGCAATGGCGTAACAATGGCTTTTACTCGAGCACTGTACTTACCCACACTGTAGTAAAAGTCTTCTAGACTTTTTTCTATATTACGCAAGTTAGTTTTATCTAGCGGCTCACCAATTTTTATCCCTGATGAGCGCAATGACTCTTCAAGTTGTTCCGTTTTTATATCTTTATTACCTGAATACTCAATATTGCTGACAGTTGGCCTTTCAAGAACCTTGAATACCAGCGCATCTCCATCACGATAAACCTGAATATCTTCGAAGTTTCCACTGCGATACAATCGCTTAATACTCTCACTAACTTGAGAGCTATCAACCTCATCACCAACGCGTAAAGGAATTTGTAACAGCGCGGCACCCAACGATACCCTTTGCAATCCCTCGAGCCGAATATCTGCAACAGTAAACGCCGAATTGTCCGCGGCGAGAGTCGTTCCCGAGATGCAGGCTAGTAAAAGTCCAACAACCAACTGCTTTTTGAACATAAGAAAAAAGAACGTCCTATTTAATTGTTATAAGCGCATGAAATCATTAAAAATAGCCAGGCTCATCAAAGCCATTACTAATACTGCACCAATCCTAAATCCAATTTCCTGCACACGCTCTGACACGGGTTTACCAGTAATACCTTCGACAGCAAAAAACACTAAGTGCCCTCCATCTAGTACTGGTAAGGGAAATAAATTAATAATGCCTAAGTTAATACTAACCAAAGCAACAAAACCTAAAAAATACACCAACCCATAATCAGCCGTGGCACCAGCACCTTTAGCGATAGAGATTGGACCGCTAAGGTTATCTAATGAAACCACCCCTGTCACCAATTTACCGATCATTGACACTGTCAATTTGCTTAAATGCCAAGTTCGTTCGAGTGACTTACCAAATGCATCAAAAACACCATAATGCAAGTCAATTCGGTACTCTTCTGGAAACTCGGATACTTCGGGCGCTAAACCCACGTAGCCGCTTTCTTTACCTTGGTATTCTCTAGCTTCAGGAGTCATGGTTAGCTGTACTGGACTACCAGAACGCTCAACATCAACAACAATTGACTGATGCGGCCTAGCTTGAACATAAGTTACAAAATCTTGCCAAGAAGCGAGATTAACGCCATCTAGTGCTAACAGCTTATCGCCCTCTAACAAACCAGCCTCTGCGGCAGGTTTACCAGCAACCACCTTAGCAACGTTCATCGAGATGCTTGGACTAAATGGCTGTAGGCCTAAACTAATAATTGGACTTTGCTGCTCACTGTCCAACTGCCACTGGCGAATATCCAAGTAAGCTGTTTGAGTTCGTTGGGTTTCTGTATCTTTGACTTCTACCGCCATCGACTCATTACCAAGCTGGCTAACCAAGGCTAAGTTGACGCTTTCCCAATCTAGGGTTTTCTGGCCGTCAATCATGATAATCTCGTGACCTGAACGAAGGCCCGCTTGTTCAGCAATACTGTTAGGTGCAACACCACCTAGAACTGGTTTTACTGAAGGAACACCAATAACAAACATCAGCCAGAAGGCTAATATAGCTAGCAAAAAGTTAGCAATAGGACCAGCCGCGACAACAGCACTGCGCTGACCCAATGTTTTATTATTAAAGGCTTGAGAGCGAAGCTCGGCAGGCACTTCGGCTACTCGTTCATCGAGCATTTTCACGTAGCCACCAAGCGGGATAATCGCCACTACGTATTCAGTACCATCTTTGGCAGTTCTACGCCACAGCGCTTTACCAAAGCCTATTGAAAAGCGCTCTACTTTAACACCACAACGACGGGCGACCCAAAAGTGGCCAAACTCATGCACTGTTACCAAGATGCCTAGGGCAATAATAAAAAAGCTGGTGTTCCAAATCACTTCGTTCATGCACAGATCCTTTTAACCGCTGCATCAGCATGCATTCGCGCCCTTTGGTCGACCTCTAGTAAAACTGAAAGTTCAGTTTCGGCGCCCATATAACTCTGTTTATCCAAGCAAGTGGCGACAACTTCGGCAATCTGGGTGAATTTTATCCGCTCTGCCAAAAATGCTTCCACGGCGATTTCGTTAGCCGCATTTAAGCAAGTCGTAGCAGTTTGGCTGTCATAACAGGCATCGATAGCCAATTTCAAGCAAGGGTATTTAGCATAATCGGGTGGAATAAAGCTCAATTCGCCAATGCTGAAGAAATCCAAAGCCTCTACTCCAGAAACTTGCCGTTGTGGGTATGCCATCACATGGGCGATTGGCGTAGCCATATCCGGTTGGCCCATTTGCGCAAGCACCGAACCATCGCAGTACTGCACCATGGAATGAATGATTGATTGAGGGTGAATAATCACATCTATTTGATTAGGTTGAGTATTAAATAAGCGCTTAGCTTCTATATACTCTAAACCCTTGTTCATCATGGTGGCTGAGTCTACCGAGATCTTTTGCCCCATCGACCAATTTGGATGTGCGCAAGCTTGCGCTGGAGTTACCGACGACAAGCTTGCCAACTCGGTGTATCTAAAAGGCCCACCAGAACCGGTAAGCAAAATTTTGCTTACGCCAGCCTCAGACAAATTACAATAACCAAGCTGCTGTTGAACTTGTTCTGGCATACATTGGAATATGGCATTATGTTCACTATCGACCGGTAGAATTTGAGCACCGCTTTTTTTGGCCGCTTCCATGAAGATAGCGCCGCTCATTACCAAGGCTTCTTTATTAGCCAACAACACGGTTTTGCCTGCCTCTACTGCAGCCAATGTAGGTAACAAACCCGCTGCGCCAACAATAGCAGCCATCACCAATTCAACTTCAGAGGCCTTAACCAGGTCCGCAATGGCCTTATCACCGCTAGGTACTTCTACCTTAAGAGACTCAACTTTAATCGCTTCACGCAGTTTATGATTACTAGGTTCGTCGGCCATTAGCGCGTATTGAGGAGAAAACTCTCGACAAATTTCCAACATAGCGCTTAGGTTTTTCCCCCCCGTCACACCAAATAAAGAAAAACTCCGTGGGTTTTCGCGAATAACTTTAAGGGTACTGCTACCAATCGACCCGGTGGCGCCAAGAATAACCAATTGCTTG encodes:
- a CDS encoding OmpH family outer membrane protein — encoded protein: MKKLIAAVALAATIVTPSFSALAKTKIAVINIAEVFQQLPQRDTLQKTLKDEFEVRVQEVRGLETEMQRLYDKREKDGELLGQQEVTKITRQLETMQAEYKLKRKNLEEDQRRRGAEEQQKLMVKVQDAIVEVSKAHGYDLVLPLDATAYASDSLDITKKVVQQVSKSK
- the bamA gene encoding outer membrane protein assembly factor BamA, with translation MFKKQLVVGLLLACISGTTLAADNSAFTVADIRLEGLQRVSLGAALLQIPLRVGDEVDSSQVSESIKRLYRSGNFEDIQVYRDGDALVFKVLERPTVSNIEYSGNKDIKTEQLEESLRSSGIKIGEPLDKTNLRNIEKSLEDFYYSVGKYSARVKAIVTPLPRNRVDLKFNFQEGLSAEIEQINIIGNQKFSSGELIKRMTLTDNAPWWNVLADQKYQKQKLAGDLETINSFYYDRGYIRFKVDSTQVALTPDKKGIYITINVDEGEIYTVEKVELAGNLLDKSAELNGLVSIKEGDTYSGAEVTKTEELLSKFLGRYGYAYPQVNVFPVIDDETKSVVLNINIDPGSRVYVRRINVSGNTITKDEVLRREMRQMEGTWLSNRLVEQSRARLSRLGFFETVDVDTVKVPGSDDQVDVNFTVKEQPSGSFNAGVGFGTESGLSLSAGVQQDNFLGTGNRAGINISTNKYSKNFDVNFTDPYFTKDGVSFGGRFYYTDFEASKADIVDYNNETIGLRGTLGFPVNEYNRLSVSLGLEQNKISQLNAYAQIQQFWDIYAPHRNDDGSLTFGSLDTTLGWSRNTLNNGSMPTAGSSQKFDTKITIPGSDVQYFKMSFDTRHFFPITTNHDWALAVRGKVGYGNGYGQIEGNDQILPFFENFYAGGYSTLRGFRSNTVGPRALYLVDNNGSSYVTSSDDSVGGNALAVGSAELIFPTPFLDEAYIRQVRTTAFIDFGTVWDTEFDYERYSQMQCIRYCDRFGDYSSPDRIRASVGVSIQWFSPMGPLVFSFAKPIKSYEGDRSEAFSFNIGQTF
- the rseP gene encoding sigma E protease regulator RseP, whose translation is MNEVIWNTSFFIIALGILVTVHEFGHFWVARRCGVKVERFSIGFGKALWRRTAKDGTEYVVAIIPLGGYVKMLDERVAEVPAELRSQAFNNKTLGQRSAVVAAGPIANFLLAILAFWLMFVIGVPSVKPVLGGVAPNSIAEQAGLRSGHEIIMIDGQKTLDWESVNLALVSQLGNESMAVEVKDTETQRTQTAYLDIRQWQLDSEQQSPIISLGLQPFSPSISMNVAKVVAGKPAAEAGLLEGDKLLALDGVNLASWQDFVTYVQARPHQSIVVDVERSGSPVQLTMTPEAREYQGKESGYVGLAPEVSEFPEEYRIDLHYGVFDAFGKSLERTWHLSKLTVSMIGKLVTGVVSLDNLSGPISIAKGAGATADYGLVYFLGFVALVSINLGIINLFPLPVLDGGHLVFFAVEGITGKPVSERVQEIGFRIGAVLVMALMSLAIFNDFMRL
- the ispC gene encoding 1-deoxy-D-xylulose-5-phosphate reductoisomerase, coding for MSKQLVILGATGSIGSSTLKVIRENPRSFSLFGVTGGKNLSAMLEICREFSPQYALMADEPSNHKLREAIKVESLKVEVPSGDKAIADLVKASEVELVMAAIVGAAGLLPTLAAVEAGKTVLLANKEALVMSGAIFMEAAKKSGAQILPVDSEHNAIFQCMPEQVQQQLGYCNLSEAGVSKILLTGSGGPFRYTELASLSSVTPAQACAHPNWSMGQKISVDSATMMNKGLEYIEAKRLFNTQPNQIDVIIHPQSIIHSMVQYCDGSVLAQMGQPDMATPIAHVMAYPQRQVSGVEALDFFSIGELSFIPPDYAKYPCLKLAIDACYDSQTATTCLNAANEIAVEAFLAERIKFTQIAEVVATCLDKQSYMGAETELSVLLEVDQRARMHADAAVKRICA